The Burkholderia pyrrocinia genome includes a region encoding these proteins:
- a CDS encoding amino acid permease, protein MQPSKNQSDLKCGLKQRHMTMIALGGVIGAGLFVGSGVVIQQTGPAAILSFLITGGLVVLVMRMLGEMACAMPAVGSFYEYARLAFGNWRGPGRMAGFLTGWMYWYFWVIVVALEAVAGAKLVQFWLPDTPAWIISLALLVVLTLTNLISVGSYGEFEFWFSSIKVGAIIVFLFLGGLYVLGLWPASMHTTAVLPTLLGHGGFMPLGIGPVMSGAVAATGFYFGAEIVTIAAAEAKEPAKAVAKATNSVITRVLVFYVGSVALVVALVPWNSAQMATPYVSALEVMGLPAAANVMNAIVLTAVLSALNSGLYAASRMLFALTRHGDAPAALAKVNKRGVPVRAILLGTVFGYVSVVMSYVSPDTVFAFLVNSYGTVALFVYVLIAFSQLRLRKRLDPVAAGKLRVKMWAYPYLTWVAIIGMVGILVAMAFIPDQRKPLWLGIASLGVLVVAYGLTRRSRREHLDDSELLAYPPR, encoded by the coding sequence ATGCAACCCTCGAAGAACCAGAGTGACCTGAAATGTGGGCTCAAGCAGCGCCACATGACGATGATCGCGCTTGGCGGCGTGATCGGTGCCGGGCTGTTCGTCGGCAGCGGCGTGGTGATTCAGCAGACCGGGCCGGCCGCGATCCTGTCGTTCCTGATCACGGGCGGGCTCGTCGTGCTCGTGATGCGGATGCTCGGCGAGATGGCGTGCGCGATGCCGGCCGTCGGCTCGTTCTACGAGTACGCGCGGCTCGCGTTCGGCAACTGGCGCGGGCCCGGCAGGATGGCGGGTTTTCTCACCGGCTGGATGTACTGGTATTTCTGGGTGATCGTCGTCGCGCTCGAAGCGGTCGCGGGCGCGAAGCTCGTGCAGTTCTGGCTGCCCGACACACCCGCGTGGATCATCAGCCTCGCGCTGCTGGTCGTGCTGACGCTCACCAACCTGATTTCGGTCGGCAGCTACGGCGAGTTCGAATTCTGGTTCTCGTCGATCAAGGTCGGCGCGATCATCGTGTTCCTGTTCCTCGGCGGCCTGTACGTGCTCGGCCTGTGGCCCGCGTCGATGCACACGACGGCCGTGCTGCCGACGCTGCTCGGCCACGGCGGCTTCATGCCGCTCGGCATCGGGCCGGTGATGAGCGGGGCGGTCGCGGCCACCGGGTTCTACTTCGGCGCCGAGATCGTCACGATCGCGGCGGCCGAGGCCAAGGAGCCGGCCAAGGCTGTTGCGAAGGCAACCAATTCGGTGATCACGCGCGTGCTGGTGTTCTACGTCGGCTCGGTGGCACTCGTCGTCGCGCTGGTGCCGTGGAATTCGGCGCAGATGGCCACGCCGTACGTGAGCGCGCTGGAAGTGATGGGCCTGCCGGCCGCCGCCAACGTGATGAACGCGATCGTGCTGACCGCCGTGCTGTCCGCGCTCAACTCGGGACTCTATGCAGCATCGCGGATGCTGTTCGCGCTGACTCGCCACGGCGACGCGCCGGCCGCGCTCGCGAAGGTCAACAAGCGCGGCGTGCCGGTGCGCGCGATCCTGCTCGGCACGGTGTTCGGTTATGTGTCGGTCGTGATGTCGTACGTGTCGCCCGACACCGTGTTCGCGTTCCTCGTCAATTCGTACGGCACCGTCGCGCTGTTCGTGTACGTGCTGATCGCGTTCTCGCAACTGCGCCTGCGCAAGCGTCTCGACCCGGTGGCCGCCGGCAAGCTGCGCGTCAAGATGTGGGCGTATCCGTACCTGACCTGGGTCGCGATCATCGGCATGGTCGGCATCCTCGTCGCGATGGCGTTCATCCCGGACCAGCGCAAGCCACTTTGGCTCGGCATCGCGAGCCTCGGCGTGCTGGTCGTCGCGTACGGGCTGACGCGCCGCAGCCGCCGCGAGCATCTCGACGACAGCGAGCTGCTCGCGTATCCGCCGCGGTAA
- a CDS encoding 4Fe-4S dicluster domain-containing protein yields the protein MTQMALVIDLNVCVGCHACVTSCKEWNTSGEAGSLADLRPYDDDPSGTFFNRVQTYEAGVFPMTDTIHFPKSCLHCEDPPCVPVCPTGASYKRKSDGIVLVDYDKCIGCKYCAWACPYGARELDEGRKEMTKCTLCADRIDNEALPERDRKPACVLACPTSARLFGDVHDPESDVSRAIRERGGYALMPEWDTRPSNHYLPRVKTEASCGCGCGSGGGCGSTSGTGDADASFEARAARGDIDLVSLATQR from the coding sequence ATGACCCAGATGGCCCTCGTCATCGACCTGAACGTATGCGTCGGCTGCCATGCCTGCGTGACGAGCTGCAAGGAGTGGAACACGTCGGGCGAAGCCGGCAGCCTCGCCGACCTGCGCCCGTACGACGACGATCCGTCCGGCACGTTCTTCAACCGCGTGCAGACCTACGAAGCCGGCGTGTTCCCGATGACCGACACGATCCATTTCCCGAAGTCGTGCCTGCACTGCGAGGATCCGCCGTGCGTGCCGGTCTGTCCGACCGGCGCGAGCTACAAGCGCAAGTCGGACGGGATCGTGCTGGTGGACTACGACAAATGCATCGGCTGCAAGTACTGCGCATGGGCGTGCCCGTACGGCGCGCGCGAGCTCGACGAAGGCCGCAAGGAGATGACGAAGTGCACGCTGTGCGCGGATCGCATCGACAACGAAGCGCTGCCCGAGCGCGACCGCAAGCCGGCCTGCGTGCTCGCGTGCCCGACCTCGGCGCGGCTGTTCGGCGACGTGCACGACCCCGAATCGGACGTGTCGCGCGCGATCCGCGAACGCGGTGGCTACGCACTGATGCCCGAATGGGACACGCGGCCGTCGAACCATTACCTGCCGCGTGTGAAGACCGAGGCGTCATGCGGATGCGGTTGCGGTAGCGGCGGGGGATGCGGCAGCACGTCGGGCACCGGCGACGCAGACGCGTCCTTCGAGGCGCGCGCGGCACGCGGCGACATCGATCTCGTTTCGCTCGCGACGCAGCGCTGA
- a CDS encoding dimethyl sulfoxide reductase anchor subunit family protein, with the protein MRPAFSVVFLTTLCGAAQGLLLTLVLVEALARLAGIDVAAAFYVTGAALSVALGVLGLFASFFHLGHPERAWRAIAMWRTSWLSRECIALPVFLACAFVYGAAHLFGWPGTLLIGAAGALASVALFVCTAMIYACLRFLQEWASPLTLVNFVLLGCASGCTLATACAAWLAPALVGRLAAAACVLTLAGCATRLASLARNARLRPKSTVQSATGIRNAKVEQKSRGFTASAFNTKEFFHGQGNGTLRAVKAGFLIGAFAVPFVLTGAGALAPTSVAAAVALGAAFVIQYAGLVAERWFFFADARHPQNIYYQRAS; encoded by the coding sequence ATGCGCCCAGCCTTTTCGGTCGTCTTTCTCACCACCCTGTGCGGCGCCGCACAGGGCCTGCTGCTGACGCTCGTGCTTGTCGAGGCGCTGGCGCGGCTGGCCGGCATCGACGTGGCTGCCGCGTTCTACGTGACCGGCGCCGCGCTGTCGGTCGCGCTCGGCGTGCTCGGCCTGTTCGCGTCGTTCTTCCATCTCGGCCACCCCGAACGCGCGTGGCGCGCGATCGCGATGTGGCGCACGTCGTGGCTGTCACGGGAATGCATCGCGCTGCCGGTGTTTCTCGCGTGCGCGTTCGTGTATGGCGCGGCGCACCTGTTCGGCTGGCCCGGCACGCTGCTGATCGGCGCGGCCGGCGCGCTCGCGAGCGTCGCGCTGTTCGTCTGCACCGCGATGATCTACGCGTGCCTGCGCTTCCTGCAGGAATGGGCCAGCCCGCTGACGCTCGTGAACTTCGTGCTGCTCGGCTGCGCGTCGGGCTGCACGCTCGCGACGGCCTGCGCCGCGTGGCTCGCGCCGGCGCTGGTCGGTCGGCTCGCGGCGGCCGCCTGCGTGCTGACGCTCGCGGGTTGCGCGACGCGGCTTGCGTCGCTCGCGCGCAATGCGCGGCTGCGGCCGAAGTCGACCGTGCAGAGCGCGACGGGGATCCGCAACGCGAAGGTCGAGCAGAAGTCGCGCGGCTTCACGGCCAGCGCGTTCAACACGAAGGAGTTCTTTCACGGGCAGGGCAACGGCACGCTGCGCGCGGTGAAGGCCGGTTTCCTGATCGGCGCGTTCGCGGTGCCGTTCGTGCTGACCGGTGCGGGCGCGCTCGCGCCGACGTCGGTCGCGGCGGCCGTCGCACTCGGCGCGGCGTTCGTGATCCAGTATGCGGGGCTGGTCGCGGAACGCTGGTTCTTCTTCGCGGATGCGCGGCATCCGCAGAACATCTACTACCAGCGCGCGTCATGA
- a CDS encoding cobaltochelatase CobT-related protein, translating to MSADRDAARRASAREALGASTVRALTRDAALHYRAGRVCRDLRPLPIHAPHLRAQAADDDVASWRGAADGAALRILHSDADLHRALSGDDPVERVLFDMLEQLRCESLAPPAMRGVVQNLRHRFETWSRAFHRSGQADTHVGILVYTVAQIAWSRLTGWPVLDETEDLIEASRAAIVPEIGMQLAGLRRCRNDQRDFAEHALALARRIAAMIRDARAAVVETEADDAREQDDALTNFSLWADFDDTGIDLPALVETGDSVVLHGGDAIYRAYTTRYDRELRPAAQIRAALLREYRDRLDAQVAARRINVTRLARVLRAALVVPQADGWSFGEEHGRLDGRRLAQLVSTPAERRLFRLERVRPHADCALAFLIDCSGSMKAWIDGVALMVDTLARAGDAAGLATEVLGFTTLAWNGGRARQDWLARGKPRHPGRLNETGHLVFKDADMRWRHARTGIAALFKADLFREGVDGEAVEWACARLAARPEARRILVVISDGSPMDGATALANDPYYLDNHLKQVVARQQAAGRVEVLGLGVGLDLGPFYRHRLAIDLASPPDMKRLVEIASWIGARR from the coding sequence GTGAGCGCCGATCGCGATGCGGCGCGCCGCGCATCGGCGCGCGAAGCGCTGGGCGCGTCGACCGTGCGCGCGCTGACGCGCGATGCGGCGCTGCATTACCGCGCGGGCCGCGTGTGCCGCGACCTGCGGCCGTTGCCAATCCATGCGCCGCACCTGCGCGCGCAGGCCGCCGACGACGATGTCGCATCCTGGCGCGGCGCGGCCGATGGCGCCGCGCTGCGCATCCTGCATTCCGATGCCGATCTGCATCGCGCGCTGTCCGGCGACGATCCGGTCGAACGCGTGCTGTTCGACATGCTCGAGCAACTGCGCTGCGAATCGCTGGCGCCGCCCGCGATGCGCGGCGTCGTGCAGAACCTGCGCCATCGTTTCGAAACCTGGTCGCGCGCGTTTCACCGGTCGGGGCAGGCCGATACGCATGTCGGGATCCTCGTGTACACGGTCGCGCAGATTGCATGGTCGCGGCTGACGGGCTGGCCCGTGCTCGACGAAACCGAAGACCTGATCGAAGCATCGCGTGCGGCGATCGTGCCGGAGATCGGCATGCAGCTTGCCGGGCTGCGCCGTTGCCGAAATGATCAGCGTGACTTTGCCGAACATGCGCTGGCGCTGGCGCGACGCATTGCGGCAATGATTCGCGACGCGCGCGCAGCCGTGGTCGAAACGGAGGCGGACGACGCGCGCGAGCAGGACGACGCGTTGACGAACTTCTCGCTGTGGGCCGATTTCGACGATACGGGCATCGACCTGCCGGCACTCGTGGAGACGGGCGACAGCGTCGTGCTGCACGGCGGCGACGCCATCTATCGCGCTTACACGACGCGCTACGACCGCGAGCTCCGGCCGGCCGCGCAGATCCGCGCGGCGTTGCTGCGCGAGTATCGCGACCGTCTCGACGCGCAAGTTGCCGCGCGGCGGATCAACGTCACGCGGCTCGCGCGCGTGCTGCGCGCGGCGCTCGTCGTGCCGCAGGCCGACGGCTGGTCGTTCGGCGAGGAGCACGGCCGCCTCGACGGCCGCCGGCTCGCGCAGCTGGTCAGCACGCCGGCCGAGCGGCGGCTGTTCCGGCTCGAACGCGTGCGGCCGCACGCCGACTGCGCGCTCGCGTTCCTGATCGACTGCTCGGGCTCGATGAAGGCGTGGATCGACGGCGTCGCGCTGATGGTCGATACGCTGGCCCGCGCGGGTGACGCCGCAGGTCTTGCGACCGAGGTGCTCGGCTTCACGACGCTCGCGTGGAACGGTGGCCGCGCGCGGCAGGACTGGCTCGCGCGCGGCAAGCCGCGCCATCCGGGGCGGCTCAACGAAACCGGCCACCTGGTGTTCAAGGACGCGGACATGCGCTGGCGGCACGCACGCACGGGCATTGCCGCGCTGTTCAAGGCCGACCTGTTTCGCGAAGGCGTCGACGGCGAAGCGGTCGAATGGGCGTGCGCGCGGCTCGCGGCGCGGCCCGAGGCGCGGCGGATCCTCGTCGTGATCTCGGACGGTAGCCCGATGGACGGCGCGACCGCGCTCGCGAACGATCCGTACTACCTCGACAACCATCTGAAGCAGGTAGTCGCGCGCCAGCAGGCGGCCGGCCGCGTCGAAGTGCTCGGGCTCGGCGTCGGGCTCGATCTCGGCCCGTTCTACCGGCACCGGCTCGCGATCGACCTCGCGTCGCCGCCCGACATGAAGCGGCTCGTCGAAATCGCGAGCTGGATCGGCGCGCGACGATGA
- a CDS encoding IclR family transcriptional regulator → MLPADTPTLRAFALLEHLVQAGDAVSLADLAREVDIPKASLHRMLASLEAGGLVIREPGRKNAYAIGPRLARLGTGVMLHAGARRLRHAILERLVADLGETCNLTALHDTDVVYLDRVEADWPLRLDLKPGSRVPAHCSASGKLLLALLPRDERAALVRAMALPRHTPNTISDPELLEAELDRTAHKGVAIDNEEFVAGIVCIAAPIVGDDGACIAAVAVHAPVSRAPLSRLLDCVPRLQEAARALAETF, encoded by the coding sequence ATGCTGCCCGCGGATACGCCCACGCTGCGCGCCTTCGCGCTGCTCGAACATCTCGTCCAGGCCGGCGACGCCGTGTCGCTCGCCGATCTCGCGCGCGAAGTCGATATTCCGAAGGCATCGCTGCACCGGATGCTGGCGTCGCTCGAAGCCGGCGGCCTCGTGATCCGCGAGCCGGGCCGCAAGAACGCGTACGCGATCGGCCCGCGTCTCGCGCGGCTCGGCACCGGCGTGATGCTGCACGCGGGCGCGCGCCGGCTGCGCCATGCGATCCTCGAACGGCTCGTCGCCGACCTCGGCGAAACCTGCAACCTGACCGCGCTGCACGACACGGATGTCGTTTATCTCGACCGCGTCGAGGCCGACTGGCCGCTGCGGCTCGACCTGAAACCCGGCTCGCGCGTGCCCGCGCACTGCAGCGCCAGCGGCAAGCTGCTGCTCGCGCTGCTGCCGCGCGACGAGCGCGCCGCGCTGGTGCGCGCGATGGCGCTGCCGCGCCATACGCCGAATACGATCTCGGACCCCGAACTGCTCGAAGCCGAACTCGACCGCACCGCGCACAAGGGCGTCGCGATCGACAACGAGGAATTCGTCGCCGGCATCGTGTGCATCGCGGCGCCGATCGTCGGCGACGACGGCGCATGCATCGCCGCGGTCGCCGTCCATGCGCCCGTGTCGCGCGCGCCGCTGTCGCGGCTGCTCGACTGCGTGCCGCGCCTGCAGGAAGCGGCCCGCGCGCTCGCGGAGACCTTCTAG
- a CDS encoding molybdopterin oxidoreductase family protein, translating into MEHRARERDEQAEIKTTTCYMCACRCGIRVHLRDGEVRYIDGNPEHPLNQGVICAKGSSGIMKQYSPARLTQPLMRKPGAERGDAQFEPVSWEVAFDVLEKRLSHLRATDPKRFALFTGRDQMQALTGLFAKQFGTPNYAAHGGFCSANMAAGMIYTIGGSFWEFGGPDLDNAKLFFMIGTAEDHHSNPLKIALGKFKRAGGRFIAINPVRTGYAAIADEWIPIRPGTDGALFMALMHELIARDAFDLEFVSRFTNAAELVDQRDGADTFGLFVRDADAPEVNALYPQNRMWWDTKSNRAVLHHTEGAEPALDGRYALDDGTLVAPSFTLLREQVADCTPEWAADITGIAADTIRRLAREMETVAREQAIELPVRWTDSWGKTHATVKGVPIAFHAMRGLAAHSNGFQTIRALAVLMSLLGTIDRPGGFRHKAPYPRAVPPSAKPPNDPAQVKPNTPLATGPLGWPAGPEDLFIHPDGTPARLDKAFSWEYPLAVHGLMHSVITNAWRGDPYPIDTLLIFMANMAWNSSMNTTEVRKMLVDKRDDGEYRIPFLVVCDAFASEMTAFADLILPDTTYLERHDVMSVLDRPISEFDGPVDSVRVPVVPPTGECKPFQEVLIELASRLKFPAFTTADGQRKYRDYPDFVINFQTAPDSGTGFLIGWRGKDGDKAVVGEPNPDQWKRYAENNCVYHHRLPEPLQYMRNCNGPYMQWAVDNGMRKFGMPIVIQLYSDVMQKFRLAAQGRTSGRQPPDHLRERIVRYFDPLPFWHPSLESGLTDANRYPLAAITQRPMAMYHSWDSQNAWLRQIHGENYLFVNPVTAAAQQIDDGAWIYVESPWGKVRCRARYSEAVEPGTVWTWNAIGKAAGAWNLGPAAGESQRGFLLNHVITDELPDAARAGARLSNSDPVTGQAGWYDVQVRIYPAEADAATTLPQFAPMPALPGTPRVLQRVQAYFAGTGAFAARLRRATSAGPNSDDR; encoded by the coding sequence ATGGAGCATCGAGCACGCGAGCGCGACGAGCAGGCCGAGATCAAGACGACGACGTGCTACATGTGCGCGTGCCGCTGCGGCATCCGCGTGCACCTGCGCGACGGCGAAGTCCGCTATATCGACGGCAATCCCGAACATCCGCTGAACCAGGGCGTTATCTGCGCGAAAGGTTCGTCGGGAATCATGAAGCAGTATTCGCCCGCGCGGCTCACACAGCCGCTGATGCGCAAGCCGGGCGCCGAGCGCGGCGACGCGCAGTTCGAGCCGGTGTCGTGGGAGGTCGCGTTCGACGTGCTCGAAAAGCGCCTCTCGCACCTGCGCGCGACCGACCCGAAGCGCTTCGCGCTGTTCACGGGCCGCGACCAGATGCAGGCGCTCACGGGCCTGTTCGCGAAACAGTTCGGTACGCCGAACTATGCGGCGCATGGCGGGTTTTGCTCGGCGAACATGGCGGCCGGGATGATCTACACGATCGGCGGCTCGTTCTGGGAATTCGGCGGGCCCGACCTCGACAACGCGAAGCTGTTCTTCATGATCGGCACCGCGGAGGATCACCATTCGAATCCGCTGAAGATCGCGCTCGGCAAGTTCAAGCGTGCGGGCGGCCGCTTCATCGCGATCAATCCGGTGCGCACCGGCTATGCGGCGATCGCCGACGAATGGATTCCGATCCGCCCCGGCACCGACGGCGCACTGTTCATGGCGCTGATGCACGAGCTGATCGCGCGCGACGCGTTCGACCTCGAATTCGTGTCACGCTTCACGAACGCGGCCGAGCTGGTCGACCAGCGCGACGGCGCCGACACGTTCGGGCTGTTCGTACGCGACGCCGATGCGCCGGAGGTCAACGCGCTGTATCCGCAGAACCGCATGTGGTGGGACACGAAGTCGAACCGGGCAGTGCTGCACCACACGGAAGGCGCCGAACCGGCGCTCGACGGTCGTTATGCGCTCGACGACGGCACGCTCGTCGCGCCGTCGTTCACGTTGCTGCGCGAGCAAGTCGCCGATTGCACGCCCGAATGGGCGGCCGACATCACCGGCATCGCGGCCGACACGATCCGCCGCCTTGCCCGCGAGATGGAGACGGTCGCGCGCGAGCAGGCGATCGAGCTGCCGGTGCGCTGGACCGATTCATGGGGCAAGACGCATGCGACGGTGAAGGGCGTGCCGATCGCATTCCATGCGATGCGCGGGCTCGCCGCGCATTCGAACGGCTTCCAGACGATCCGCGCGCTCGCCGTGCTGATGTCGCTGCTCGGCACGATCGACCGGCCGGGCGGCTTCCGGCACAAGGCGCCGTATCCGCGTGCGGTGCCGCCTTCGGCGAAACCGCCTAACGACCCGGCCCAGGTGAAGCCGAACACGCCGCTCGCCACCGGCCCGCTCGGCTGGCCGGCGGGCCCCGAGGACCTGTTCATCCATCCGGACGGCACGCCCGCGCGGCTCGACAAGGCCTTCTCGTGGGAATACCCGCTCGCGGTGCACGGGCTCATGCATTCGGTGATCACCAATGCGTGGCGCGGCGATCCCTATCCGATCGACACGCTGCTGATCTTCATGGCCAACATGGCGTGGAATTCGTCGATGAATACGACGGAAGTGCGCAAGATGCTGGTCGACAAGCGCGACGACGGTGAATACCGGATCCCGTTCCTCGTCGTGTGCGATGCGTTCGCGTCGGAGATGACGGCGTTCGCCGACCTGATCCTGCCCGACACGACCTACCTCGAACGGCACGACGTGATGTCGGTGCTCGACCGGCCGATCTCCGAATTCGACGGGCCGGTCGACTCGGTGCGCGTGCCGGTCGTGCCACCCACCGGCGAATGCAAGCCGTTCCAGGAAGTGCTGATCGAGCTCGCGAGCCGGCTGAAGTTTCCGGCCTTCACGACGGCGGACGGGCAGCGCAAGTATCGCGACTATCCGGATTTCGTGATCAACTTCCAGACCGCGCCGGATTCGGGCACCGGCTTCCTGATCGGCTGGCGCGGCAAGGACGGCGACAAGGCCGTGGTCGGCGAGCCGAACCCCGACCAGTGGAAGCGCTACGCGGAGAACAACTGCGTGTACCACCACCGGCTGCCGGAGCCGCTGCAGTACATGCGCAACTGCAACGGCCCGTACATGCAGTGGGCGGTCGACAACGGGATGCGCAAGTTCGGCATGCCGATCGTGATCCAGCTCTACTCGGACGTGATGCAGAAATTCCGGCTCGCCGCGCAGGGCCGCACGTCGGGCCGCCAGCCGCCCGACCATCTGCGCGAGCGCATCGTGCGCTATTTCGATCCGCTGCCGTTCTGGCATCCGTCGCTCGAAAGCGGGCTGACCGATGCGAACCGCTATCCGCTCGCGGCGATCACGCAGCGGCCGATGGCGATGTACCACTCGTGGGATTCGCAGAACGCATGGCTGCGGCAGATCCACGGCGAGAACTACCTGTTCGTGAATCCCGTGACGGCCGCCGCGCAGCAGATCGACGACGGCGCGTGGATCTACGTCGAATCGCCGTGGGGCAAGGTGCGTTGCCGCGCACGCTACAGCGAGGCCGTCGAACCCGGCACCGTGTGGACGTGGAACGCGATCGGCAAGGCGGCCGGCGCATGGAACCTCGGGCCCGCCGCGGGCGAATCGCAGCGCGGTTTCCTGCTCAATCACGTGATCACCGACGAGCTGCCGGATGCGGCCCGCGCCGGTGCGCGGCTGTCGAACTCCGATCCGGTGACGGGGCAGGCCGGCTGGTACGACGTGCAGGTACGCATCTATCCGGCCGAAGCCGATGCGGCGACGACGCTGCCGCAGTTCGCGCCGATGCCGGCGCTGCCCGGCACGCCGCGTGTGCTGCAGCGCGTGCAGGCGTATTTCGCGGGAACCGGCGCGTTCGCCGCGCGGCTGCGGCGTGCGACGTCGGCAGGCCCGAATTCTGACGACCGCTGA
- a CDS encoding AAA family ATPase, with translation MDGVANKPDCMVSVRERFGFESDLMVPAFSTRDDHVPDVDDAYRFNPDVTLAILAGFARNRRVLVQGLHGTGKSTHIEQVAARLNWPCVRVNLDGHISRLDLVGKDAIVVRDDVQVTEFQEGIVPWALQRPVALIFDEYDAGRPDVMFVIQRILERDGKFTLLDQNRVIHPHPSFRLFATANTVGLGNLNGLYHGTQMLNHAQMDRWNVVATLDYLPRDEEIGIVRARVPELADEAGRPLLESMVSLAELTRNGFATGDLSTLMSPRTVINWAENCQIFRDPALAFRLTFLNKCDDAERPVVAEYYQRCFGEELAVASRAGGGEPGAGR, from the coding sequence ATGGATGGGGTGGCGAACAAGCCGGACTGCATGGTGTCGGTCCGCGAACGGTTCGGTTTCGAATCGGACCTGATGGTGCCTGCGTTCAGCACGCGCGACGATCACGTGCCCGATGTCGACGATGCGTACCGCTTCAACCCGGACGTCACGCTGGCGATCCTCGCGGGCTTCGCGCGCAATCGCCGCGTGCTCGTGCAGGGGCTGCACGGCACCGGCAAGTCGACGCATATCGAGCAGGTCGCGGCGCGGCTGAACTGGCCGTGCGTGCGCGTGAACCTCGACGGCCATATCAGCCGGCTCGACCTCGTCGGCAAGGACGCGATCGTCGTGCGCGACGACGTGCAGGTGACCGAATTCCAGGAAGGGATCGTGCCGTGGGCGCTGCAGCGCCCGGTCGCGCTGATCTTCGACGAATACGACGCGGGGCGGCCCGACGTGATGTTCGTGATCCAGCGGATCCTGGAGCGCGACGGCAAGTTCACGCTGCTCGACCAGAACCGCGTGATCCATCCGCATCCGTCGTTCCGGCTGTTCGCGACCGCGAACACGGTCGGGCTCGGCAACCTGAACGGGCTCTATCACGGCACGCAGATGCTCAACCATGCGCAGATGGACCGCTGGAACGTGGTCGCGACGCTCGACTACCTGCCGCGCGACGAGGAGATCGGCATCGTGCGCGCACGCGTGCCGGAACTCGCGGACGAAGCCGGCCGCCCGCTGCTCGAATCGATGGTGAGCCTCGCGGAGCTGACGCGCAACGGCTTCGCGACCGGCGACCTGTCGACGCTGATGTCGCCGCGTACGGTGATCAACTGGGCCGAGAACTGCCAGATTTTCCGCGATCCCGCGCTCGCGTTCCGGCTCACGTTCCTGAACAAGTGCGACGACGCCGAGCGGCCGGTCGTCGCCGAGTATTACCAGCGCTGTTTCGGCGAGGAACTGGCGGTAGCGTCGCGTGCCGGCGGCGGCGAGCCGGGAGCGGGGCGGTGA